CAGGAAGGAAAACTGGCCGTGATGTTCCCACACTGAATCAGGGTCTCACACCTTCCAAATTCTTGTTTACTTGAAGTGCAAAGAAGAGGGTGAAATAAGAAGAAGATGAAGAACAGGACCATAGAAGAAGTGGAAAGATAATACATGATTTTCTTGATCTGTACGGTGTGTTCTTTTGGGTTTGGTTTGTGTTGAGGAGGACGTGATTTAATAAGAGATAACATTATAGAAATGAGGTGGAAATGATGGAGATCCTAAGGACCAGGTCAAATACTTAAGCACAGAAGTGAAGTATTGAGGTTTAAATTACAACGTTTGTAAGACTTTAAATTTAGCTAAATGTAAAAATTAGCAATACACACATTAGATATTGGGGTTTGAATTTGAATTTAAATTTCTTAAATAAACTTTATATAATAACTTATGTTTTAAATCATATTCATGATTATCTTATATTTGTAAATATAAAACTGTAAGAGCAAAAACTGTAAGAGCAGCTCTACTGAAGAGTTCTAATAAAAGTTTTTTGTTTATAATCCTGATCTTTGCCACTAAGCATTTGATATGGAGATTTGTTGGATAGAACCTGTGATGGAGTCCTGTTGATAAGAAAGATATCAGTCAAAACACAATCTCTCTAAATGGCAGAGAAACACCAGATTGAAACATATGAGTTCGAGCAATATTTTGATGCGTTCTTTCCACTACTGAATTCTGCTCTGGAGTGAAAGGAAGTGATTCCCTTCTATTTGTAATATTGAGTAAATCGCAGTTCAGATGAATTGTCTGATCTCACAGACTTAACCTTTGTATGAAACTGGTTTTCAAACTGTTGAATTAATGTAGTACTTCATGCTTGTTGGGAAGTAAGTGTGGTTTGACATTTCTGAAAACTAATGAAAATTATCTCAAAGGTAGGGTCAGTTTTTGGAAAAAGTGACCACTGCAGACGCCATTTCCAAGCTTCTTCCTTAGCTTTCAGGTTCACGCAAACATATATAAGTTTAAAAAGGAGTGTTTTGATTCATGTTTGGGTGAGATCTACAAAAAGGAAATAAATATTAGCACAGAAGTGTTGTGTTTTTCCTCCTGTTTTCCTTTGGATCAGAAAATGCTAATGATATTATTATTTGGTTAATTCTTTTTTTTTCTGAAACAATGTACTCTTTTATTTTAACACAGAAAACAATGTGTTCAAGTGATCCTTTTTTTATCTGAATTGTTACAAAAGTAAGTATAGCAGCAATACGAACAAGAGGAGAGGCGCCTCTATCGTTGATTTTGTAAACAAATGTGGGGTCTACTGTCACTATTTACACAGTAACTTCCACTTTTTAACTTCTATATAAACGATCGATTTCTATCATTTGTAACTCGCACCTTATCCCTCTTCTCCCTTTATAATAAACTCTCTCTATCATATATTTATCTCATATCAGTATTATTTCTTTTCTGCGAGTATAAAATTTCGCCATTATTTAAATTTCTCGATACTATAAAATTATAAGGTATTTTATAACACATTATCAGCAAGATCACTCTGCGATTCGGGTAAAATTTATATGTATCATATTTACTCTACTATAATGGCCGGTATACCGCCTATATTATTTATATGTATCATATTTACTCTGCTATAATGGTCGGTATACCGCCTATATTATTATTAATAATTTTATAGTGGATGTTTTAATTATTATTATTTATCTATATTAATGCGGGCGGTATGTCGCGTCGTTAATAAACCTTGATTGCTAATTACACTATAATTATTGGCTTGGCTGTGCCGCCGCATAATTTATTTAATGCTATAATTTTGATATCACCATAATATGATTGATATTTGTTTGTTTATTATATTATGGTTATTATACAAATGTTTGGTCACCTATATCAAATATCATGAAATTTATGAAATTTGGTTGACTGATTATTACAGTATTTTCAGATTGACTTTCGGTTCACACGATTTAATCCCAACGGTCACAAAGAAAAAATTTCAAAATTTTTACCCTTTTCAAACGACTATGAACAGTATTTTTCATCTATAAATACACTCATACTTCACTCATTTACTTCATTCAAAATATTTCATCTTCTCTCAAATATTTTCAAATCGCTCCATTCCGGTTTTTCATTGCAAGAAAGATGATTCGCATATTTTTGGTTTTATGTGCAATTCTAATTTTTGCTTCTATGTACATTCTTTTTATCGGAGAATTTGCTCCCGAAGAATTTACGCTTAATGTCGGTTTACTTTTCTATGCGTTGTTTCTCCTTGTAATTGCGTGTATTATTAATATAAATGGTTCACTTTAAATAATCAAATTCTAATAAAATTTATTATTTTGTGTTTCTACGGAAATTCAAATGGCGAATATCGAGAAACTTCAGTTTCCGGCTCTCGAAATAACTGGAGCAAATTACACGGCATGGATCACAAATATGGAGCTTCATCTAGATTCAGAGAAAATCCTCGATATAATAAAAGAAGGAAATAAATCAGCTTCTCATGAAAAGGCTAAAGCCGTAATATTTCTGGGAAAACACCTAGATGAAAACCTTACGCATGACTATGCAAGGATAAACTATGCAAGGATAAAAGATCCTCTAGATCTTTGGAAAGCTCTAAAAGAGAGGTTCGATAGCCAGAAGAAAATAACTATTCCCCATGCACTCGATGAGTGGGCAAACCTACGGTTTCGAGATTTTGAAAAGGTGGAAACGTACAATTCTGCTATATTGAGAATAGCAGCGCAATTAGAATATTGCGGTAAGCCTGTGATGGAAGCAGAAATGCTTGAGAAAACTTACCAAACATTCCACAAAAATCATTATGTTCTACAAGAACAATACATAAACCGCGAGTATACAAGGTTCTCTGAACTCGCTGTGGCGGAGAAAAATAATGAACTCTTTATTAAAACCACAATACCCGACCCACGGGAACCAAAGCATTTCCTGAGGTGAATGCAACGGATGTGAAAAACCCGGAAAGAGGAAATTATTCCTGTCGTGGTCGTGGTCGTGGTCATGGTTGTGGTCGTGGTCATCCATTTAATCGTGATCATGAAAGGAGTTACAACCCAAGAGGAAGAGGATCCAACACATGGAATCGATCTGACCGGACAAAAGGGAAAGAGGCCCAAGAAAATCCTACTCGTAAAAACGAGAACGTCTATTACAAATGTGGATTGAAGGGACATTGGTCTCAAATATGCTGAACTCCTCAACATCTATGTAAGTTGTACCAAGAAACTATCAAAGGCAAGGCAAAGGAAGTGAATCTTAATGAACATTTCGAGGAAATGGATAAGAAAGCAAATGGAACAACAACTAAGAAAATTGGTAGAGAAGTTTGCATACCAGATAGTGGTACAACACACACTATACTGAAAGATAATAGATATTTCTATAACTTAAAGTCAGCAAAAATGACTGTCAATATAATATCAGGTCCTACGGACTTGATCGAAGGAATTGGCAAAGCAAACTTTACGTTGCCTAATGGACCAAAGTTTTCCATAGATAATGTCTTATATTCTCCAAATTCTAAGAGATAAGAAAAATTTGTTGAGTTTTAAAGATATATACCTTCAAGGATATGACACTCAGTCTGCAACTGAGAATGGAAAGAAGTATATGTATATAACTTCTAAGAAATCAGGCAAAAGCCTTGTACTGGAAAAGTTTCCAGAACTTCCTTCTGGATTACATCATACTTATATTAATGCAATAGAATCACATCTCGTGATCAAGAGAAATCCAGAAGATGTTATATTATGGCATAACCGTCTTGGTCACACAGGCACTACAATGATGCAAAAAATCATCGAGAGTTCGCATGGTCATTCAATGAAAACTCAAGATATATATCAAAGTAATAAAATGACATGTACTGCATGTGCTCTTGGTAAATTAATCATAAGGCCATCACCAATCAAAATTGATAAAGAATCATCAAAATTCTTGGAAAGGATCCAAGGTGATATTTGTGGACCAATACATCCGCCATGTGGACCATTCTATTACTTTATGGTACTAATCGATGCATCTAGTAGATGGTCATAAGTTTGTTTGTTATCATCTCGAAATATGACATTTGCGAGATTTCTGACTCAGATAATCAAATTAAGAGCTCAATTCTCTGATTATCCAATTAAAAGAGTTAGATTAGACAACGCTGGTGAATTCACATCCCAAGATTATTGTATGGTATCAGGGATTGAAGTAGAGCATTCTGTTGCTCATGTTCATACACAAAACGGATTGGCAGAATCGTTAATCAAACAGCTGCAACTGATTGCAAGACCATTGATCATGAGATCAAAATTTCCAACCTCTGTATGGGGACATGCAATATTGCATGCAGAAGCACTCATTCGGATAAGACCAAGTGCATATCATAGATATTCTCCATTACAATTAGCATTTGGTAGAGAACCAAATATNNNNNNNNNNNNNNNNNNNNNNNNNNNNNNNNNNNNNNNNNNNNNNNNNNNNNNNNNNNNNNNNNNNNNNNNNNNNNNNNNNNNNNNNNNNNNNNNNNNNNNNNNNNNNNNNNNNNNNNNNNNNNNNNNNNNNNNNNNNNNNNNNNNNNNNNNNNNNNNNNNNNNNNNNNNNNNNNNNNNNNNNNNNNNNNNNNNNNNNNNNNNNNNNNNNNNNNNNNNNNNNNNNNNNNNNNNNNNNNNNNNNNNNNNNNNNNNNNNNNNNNNNNNNNNNNNNNNNNNNNNNNNNNNNNNNNNNNNNNNNNNNNNNNNNNNNNNNNNNNNNNNNNNNNNNNNNNNNNNNNNNNNNNNNNNNNNNNNNNNNNNNNNNNNNNNNNNNNNNNNNNNNNNNNNNNNNNNNNNNNNNNNNNNNNNNNNNNNNNNNNNNNNNNNNNNNNNNNNNNNNNNNNNNNNNNNNNNNNNNNNNNNNNNNNNNNNNNNNNNNNNNNNNNNNNNNNNNNNNNNNNNNNNNNNNNNNNNNNNNNNNNNNNNNNNNNNNNNNNNNNNNNNNNNNNNNNNNNNNNNNNNNNNNNNNNNNNNNNNNNNNNNNNNNNNNNNNNNNNNNNNNNNNNNNNNNNNNNNNNNNNNNNNNNNNNNNNNNNNNNNNNNNNNNNNNNNNNNNNNNNNNNNNNNNNNNNNNNNNNNNNNNNNNNNNNNNNNNNNNNNNNNNNNNNNNNNNNNNNNNNNNNNNNNNNNNNNNNNNNNNNNNNNNNNNNNNNNNNNNNNNNNNNNNNNNNNNNNNNNNNNNNNNNNNNNNNNNNNNNNNNNNNNNNNNNNNNNNNNNNNNNNNNNNNNNNNNNNNNNNNNNNNNNNNNNNNNNNNNNNNNNNNNNNNNNNNNNNNNNNNNNNNNNNNNNNNNNNNNNNNNNNNNNNNNNNNNNNNNNNNNNNNNNNNNNNNNNNNNNNNNNNNNNNNNNNNNNNNNNNNNNNNNNNNNNNNNNNNNNNNNNNNNNNNNNNNNNNNNNNNNNNNNNNNNNNNNNNNNNNNNNNNNNNNNNNNNNNNNNNNNNNNNNNNNNNNNNNNNNNNNNNNNNNNNNNNNNNNNNNNNNNNNNNNNNNNNNNNNNNNNNNNNNNNNNNNNNNNNNNNNNNNNNNNNNNNNNNNNNNNNNNNNNNNNNNNNNNNNNNNNNNNNNNNNNNNNNNNNNNNNNNNNNNNNNNNNNNNNNNNNNNNNNNNNNNNNNNNNNNNNNNNNNNNNNNNNNNNNNNNNNNNNNNNNNNNNNNNNNNNNNNNNNNNNNNNNNNNNNNNNNNNNNNNNNNNNNNNNNNNNNNNNNNNNNNNNNNNNNNNNNNNNNNNNNNNNNNNNNNNNNNNNNNNNNNNNNNNNNNNNNNNNNNNNNNNNNNNNNNNNNNNNNNNNNNNNNNNNNNNNNNNNNNNNNNNNNNNNNNNNNNNNNNNNNNNNNNNNNNNNNNNNNNNNNNNNNNNNNNNNNNNNNNNNNNNNNNNNNNNNNNNNNNNNNNNNNNNNNNNNNNNNNNNNNNNNNNNNNNNNNNNNNNNNNNNNNNNNNNNNNNNNNNNNNNNNNNNNNNNNNNNNNNNNNNNNNNNNNNNNNNNNNNNNNNNNNNNNNNNNNNNNNNNNNNNNNNNNNNNNNNNNNNNNNNNNNNNNNNNNNNNNNNNNNNNNNNNNNNNNNNNNNNNNNNNNNNNNNNNNNNNNNNNNNNNNNNNNNNNNNNNNNNNNNNNNNNNNNNNNNNNNNNNNNNNNNNNNNNNNNNNNNNNNNNNNNNNNNNNNNNNNNNNNNNNNNNNNNNNNNNNNNNNNNNNNNNNNNNNNNNNNNNNNNNNNNNNNNNNNNNNNNNNNNNNNNNNNNNNNNNNNNNNNNNNNNNNNNNNNNNNNNNNNNNNNNNNNNNNNNNNNNNNNNNNNNNNNNNNNNNNNNNNNNNNNNNNNNNNNNNNNNNNNNNNNNNNNNNNNNNNNNNNNNNNNNNNNNNNNNNNNNNNNNNNNNNNNNNNNNNNNNNNNNNNNNNNNNNNNNNNNNNNNNNNNNNNNNNNNNNNNNNNNNNNNNNNNNNNNNNNNNNNNNNNNNNNNNNNNNNNNNNNNNNNNNNNNNNNNNNNNNNNNNNNNNNNNNNNNNNNNNNNNNNNNNNNNNNNNNNNNNNNNNNNNNNNNNNNNNNNNNNNNNNNNNNNNNNNNNNNNNNNNNNNNNNNNNNNNNNNNNNNNNNNNNNNNNNNNNNNNNNNNNNNNNNNNNNNNNNNNNNNNNNNNNNNNNNNNNNNNNNNNNNNNNNNNNNNNNNNNNNNNNNNNNNNNNNNNNNNNNNNNNNNNNNNNNNNNNNNNNNNNNNNNNNNNNNNNNNNNNNNNNNNNNNNNNNNNNNNNNNNNNNNNNNNNNNNNNNNNNNNNNNNNNNNNNNNNNNNNNNNNNNNNNNCAACTCTAGGGGGAGACAATAAACAAGTAGGAAAAGAGATCAAATGGAGTGTACCATCGTTATTACACCTTGATCCTCCTACGAAATAGTCAGAACTAGAAGTTCGAAGTATCATGCATTTACAAAATATAGCAAATCAGCTACCTAATGCATTTGTTGATACCAAAATGGTAACTAAATCACATATACCCGCTGCAAATACTCCTGCTCATATTGAAATACCACAAAACGGTGGAACGGCAGTTGATACACGTGAATCAGGAACACGTTTAAAGCGCGGTAGACCTATTGGTTCATCAAAGAACAAATATTCTAGAAAGCGAAAAGAAGCTGAAAGGCATGATACTCCCAAAATAGCGGAAAATATTTTGGAAGAAGTGAATTGTGAATCTAACGACAATATAGAGCATCATGAATCTGAAGAAAATCACGAGATTTCTATCAATTACATCCATAATGGAAAGATATGGAAACGAAATGAGATGGATGATATTGATGACGTTTTCTCATACCTTTTAGCAAAGGAAATAAATGAAGAAAACGAAGATCCAGAACCAAAGTCTGTATATGAATGCCAAAAGAGACATGACTGGATAAAATGGAAAGATGCAATTCAAGTCGAACTAGATTCGCTTAACAAGCGAAATGTATTCAGACCTATTGTGCTCACACCCAAAGATGTGAAACTTGTTGGATACAAATGGGTGTTTGTCCGAAAACAAAATGAGAAAAACGAGATTACAAGATACAAAGCTCGTCTCATAGCCCAAGGTTTCTCTCAAAGACCTGGAATTGATTATAAGGAAACTTATTCTCCCGTTATGGACGCAATCACATTTAGATTCTTAATGAGCCTAGCGGCTAATGAAAATTTAGAAATGCGTCTCATGGATGTCGTTACGGCATATTTATATGGATCATTAGATACTGATATCTATATGAGAATCCCAGATGGATTTAAAATGGTTATGTGCAATAAAATTGCAAAGATCATTATATGGCTTAAAGCAATCTGGACGAATGTGCTATAATCGTCTCAGTGAACACTTAACAAAAGAAGGATACACGAATGATCCTATATGCCCTTGTGTTTTCACAAAGAAAACAACATCCGGATTTGTGATAATCGCGGTGTACGTTGATGATCTTAACATTATCAGAACTCAAGAAGAAATACAAAAGACA
This genomic interval from Brassica oleracea var. oleracea cultivar TO1000 chromosome C2, BOL, whole genome shotgun sequence contains the following:
- the LOC106323548 gene encoding uncharacterized protein LOC106323548, which gives rise to MANIEKLQFPALEITGANYTAWITNMELHLDSEKILDIIKEGNKSASHEKAKAVIFLGKHLDENLTHDYARINYARIKDPLDLWKALKERFDSQKKITIPHALDEWANLRFRDFEKVETYNSAILRIAAQLEYCGKPVMEAEMLEKTYQTFHKNHYVLQEQYINREYTRFSELAVAEKNNELFIKTTIPDPREPKHFLR